In a genomic window of Pangasianodon hypophthalmus isolate fPanHyp1 chromosome 19, fPanHyp1.pri, whole genome shotgun sequence:
- the LOC117599796 gene encoding nematocyst expressed protein 3-like, with protein MAVAILCVWATYCSVLAPVRASTPKSPVLESAPEPAPVLESAPDPAPVHESAPEPIPAPEVAAPAAEPPRLLASASAPEVAAPTAEPLKSAASIPAPTEVAVSTAEPLESSVSASEPSACPVSPRRLSLSSSPALSRPRRPSPSSSPALSRPRKPSMNSLPVLLRSRRPTVNSLTVLSRPWRPSVNS; from the coding sequence ATGGCGGTCGCCATCCTGTGTGTTTGGGCTACATATTGCTCTGTTCTTGCTCCAGTCCGTGCGTCTACCCCCAAGTCTCCAGTCCTCGAATCTGCTCCCGAGCCTGCTCCAGTCCTCGAATCCGCTCCCGACCCCGCTCCAGTCCATGAGTCTGCTCCAGAGCCCATTCCAGCTCCTGAGGTGGCAGCTCCCGCTGCAGAACCTCCCAGGTTGTTGGCCTCTGCATCAGCTCCTGAGGTGGCAGCTCCCACTGCAGAACCTCTCAAATCAGCGGCGTCCATTCCAGCTCCTACCGAGGTGGCAGTTTCCACTGCAGAACCTCTCGAGTCATCTGTGTCCGCTTCTGAACCCTCTGCCTGCCCTGTCTCGCCAAGGAGGCTGTCTCTGAGCTCTTCGCCTGCCCTGTCACGGCCAAGGAGGCCGTCCCCCAGCTCTTCGCCTGCCCTGTCCCGGCCAAGAAAGCCGTCTATGAACTCTTTGCCTGTTCTGTTACGGTCAAGGAGACCCACTGTGAACTCTCTGACTGTCCTGTCACGGCCATGGAGGCCGTCTGTGAACTCTTAG